One region of Vigna angularis cultivar LongXiaoDou No.4 chromosome 10, ASM1680809v1, whole genome shotgun sequence genomic DNA includes:
- the LOC108335109 gene encoding mediator of RNA polymerase II transcription subunit 18: MECVVQGIIETQHVEALEILLQGLCGVQRERLRIHEICLKSGPHLGSVTSEVRLLCDLEQAEPSWTVRHVGGAMRGAGAEQISVLVRSMVESKTSKNVLRLFYTLGYKLDHELLRVGFSFNFYRGAQITVTVSSINKMLKLHATDEAVPVTPGIQMVEVTAPAVAETYTEVAAAVSSFCEYLAPLLHLSKPGISTGVVPTAAAAAASLMSDGGGTTL, encoded by the exons ATGGAATGTGTGGTTCAGGGAATTATAGAGACACAG CATGTTGAGGCTTTGGAGATTCTTCTTCAAGGACTATGTGGTGTTCAGAGAGAACGATTGAGGATACATGAAATATGTCTCAAGAGTGGTCCCCATCTGG GCAGTGTAACCTCAGAAGTTCGACTCCTGTGTGACCTAGAGCAAGCTGAACCTTCGTG GACTGTTAGACATGTAGGTGGTGCAATGAGGGGTGCAGGTGCAGAGCAAATTTCTGTTCTGGTTAGGTCAATGGTGGAAAGCAAAACAAGCAAAAATGTTCTTCGTTTGTTTTATACACTGGGTTACAAATTAGATCATGAGCTTCTGAGGGTGGGATTTTCCTTCAATTTCTACCGGGGTGCACAAATCACTGTAACAGTTTCATCAATCAATAAAATGCTGAAGTTGCATGCAACTGACGAGGCGGTGCCAGTAACACCTGGTATACAAATGGTCGAAGTAACAGCACCTGCAGTTGCTGAAACCTACACTGAAGTTGCTGCTGCTGTATCATCCTTCTGTGAATACCTTGCACC GCTTCTCCACCTGTCCAAACCAGGCATTTCAACCGGT